The proteins below are encoded in one region of Thermothelomyces thermophilus ATCC 42464 chromosome 1, complete sequence:
- a CDS encoding glycoside hydrolase family 17 protein (CAZy_ID 270131) — protein sequence MRASVCLAVMSAVLCPARAAYQGFNYGAFFTDNTPKMQLDFQAEFKTAQNLVGAPAGGFHSARPYTMIQWGTATDVISAVPAAIATNTNLLLGIRCSAGDAVVSNELAALQTAIPTHGTRFTDLVVGISVGSEDLYRSSAATIASYVARVRAAVRGTPLEGTPWADPANRAVLEPVDFVGMDAYSYWESTVPNEVGGSRAKALFDAAMDHTVAATAAVDVRKMVWITETGFPVRGHTSNEAVPSPENAKAFWDAVGCPLFDISCAEIAGERGDDGVNSDDDACDAE from the exons ATGCGAGCCAGTGTCTGCCTAGCGGTAATGTCCGCTGTCCTCTGCCCGGCACGAGCAGCATACCAGGGCTTCAATTACGGCGCCTTCTTCACCGACAACACGCCCAAGATGCAGTTGGATTTCCAAGCCGAGTTCAAGACGGCCCAAAACCTGGTGGGCGCGCCCGCGGGCGGCTTCCACAGCGCCCGCCCCTACACCATGATC CAATGGGGCACGGCAACCGACGTGATCAGCGCCGTTCCCGCGGCCATCGCAACCAACACCAACCTCCTCCTGGGCATCCGGTGCTCGGCAGGCGACGCGGTCGTCAGCAACGAGCTCGCGGCGCTTCAGACCGCCATCCCGACCCACGGCACCCGCTTCACCGACCTCGTCGTCGGCATCTCGGTCGGTAGCGAGGACCTGTACCGCAGCTCGGCGGCCACCATCGCGTCCTACGTCGCCCGCGTGCGCGCTGCCGTCCGCGGCACGCCCCTGGAGGGCACGCCC TGGGCCGACCCGGCGAACCGCGCCGTGCTCGAGCCCGTCGACTTTGTCGGCATGGACGCGTACAGCTACTGGGAGAGCACGGTGCCCAACGAGGTCGGCGGCAGCCGAGCCAAGGCGCTGTTCGACGCCGCGATGGACCATACCGTCGCCGCCACCGCGGCCGTCGACGTGCGCAAGATGGTCTGGATCACCGAGACGGGGTTCCCCGTCAGAGGGCACACGTCCAACGAGGCGGTGCCGTCGCCGGAGAACGCCAAGGCCTTCTGGGACGCGGTCGGGTGCCCGCTCTTTGACATATCGTGTGCGGAGATTGCGGGTGAGCGGGGAGATGACGGCGTCAACAGCGATGACGACGCGTGCGATGCAGAGTGA